In the Gasterosteus aculeatus chromosome X, fGasAcu3.hap1.1, whole genome shotgun sequence genome, one interval contains:
- the LOC120809015 gene encoding cytosolic carboxypeptidase 2-like isoform X1 yields the protein MAVSAIRNWWNTHQRDGSDSNGSIAGEDEEELAGRRQRAVNLSQTLRTTQLLVDFDGGRPVLSLRAPPDLVTFPSISCPRWPVECEVISDIIHHIEWDPPEPEPFYHHTGRDRTPVPAGEERGTVVYCADQATKRPYFTCSRVGGSRRPTKSATSSINQTDLPLEFESRFESGNLQKAVQVSDYDYELTLRTDMYTRKHTQWFYFRVRNMKAGVTYRFSIINLMKSSSLYSHGMRPLLYSERAADKGVGWQRAGSNIRYHRSCSRNAEDRNSDAIAAYSLTWTLQFPYDSDTCYLAHCYPYTYSHLQRYLRNISSNSAVASYCTLRVLCHSLAGNAVYVVTITSRGGGRRAASSKKAVVVTARVHPGETNGSWMMEGFLDFLLGDSEDAQLLRDTFVFKVVPMLNPDGVIVGNYRCSLAGRDLNRNYKTSLRDSFPCVWHTRNMVERLMAEMDVVLYCDFHGHNRKNNVFMYGCNNRGDASLKLQERVFPLMMSKNASNKFSFKSCKFRVQKSKEGTGRIAMWRLGIKNSYTMEATFGGSTLGDRRGTHFTTRDLKSLGFYFCDTLLDYCDPDPTKTGLCLTELAALLTKKVRERLGKDLGTDFSVSDLETSTSGSNSSNSDGLPAHLLNQPHAVPAEQTPGRKKKKCLRSRKERNKLRPERVQNAAQPKSLQESKLPREDAVKEIAQERPVGRHGRKGQANGAMGKALIPPSQHSLRGGQSGDFVAGQRAGQGDPRMCAGQWRCSSQLLHVSALLPPSPNSVHCNEPNHSCTRRSFASYEDFRVRPPSLTAPHRQDTETLCPQQETFTTC from the exons atgGCTGTGTCCGCTATCAGGAATTGGTGGAACACCCATCAGAGGGACGGATCGGACAGCAATGGCTCCATCGCaggggaagatgaggaggaattgGCAGGAAGGAGGCAGC GGGCTGTGAATCTAAGTCAGACTCTGAGGACCACGCAGCTTCTCGTCGACTTCGACGGTGGGCGACCTGTTTTGAGTCTCAGGGCTCCGCCGGACCTGGTTACCTTCCCATCCATATCCTGCCCCCGTTGGCCCGTAGAGTGTGAGGTCATCAGCGACATCATCCATCACATCG AGTGGGACCCCCCGGAGCCAGAGCCTTTCTACCATCACACAGGACGCGATAGGACCCCCGTgccagcaggagaggagaggggcacCGTGGTTTACTGCGCTGACCAGG CCACTAAGCGTCCCTACTTCACCTGCTCCCGGGTCGGAGGAAGCAGGCGGCCCACTAAGAGCGCCACCTCTTCCATAAACCAGACGGACCTCCCTCTTGAGTTTGAGTCCCGCTTTGAGAGTGGGAACCTTCAGAAGGCTGTGCAAGT GAGTGACTATGACTACGAGCTCACCCTGCGCACAGACATGTACACCAGAAAGCACACGCAGTGGTTTTATTTCAGGGTCAGGAACATGAAGGCTGGAGTGACATACCGCTTCAGTATCATCAacttgatgaagagcagcagcctgTACTCTCACGGCATGAGACCACTGCTCTACTCCGAGAGGGCCGCCGACAAAGGTGTCGGATGGCAGCGCGCCGGCTCAAATATTAGATACCACCGCAGCTGCAGTCGG AACGCAGAGGACCGCAACAGCGACGCAATCGCCGCATACTCACTGACGTGGACTCTCCAGTTCCCCTATGACTCGGACACATGCTACCTGGCCCACTGCTACCCCTACACCTATTCCCACCTGCAGCGCTACCTCAGGAACATCTCATCCAACTCAGCAGTTGCGTCATACTGTACCCTGCGGGTGCTGTGCCACAGCCTCGCTGGGAACGCTGTATACGTGGTGACGATTACGTCCCGGGGGGGCGGCAGGAGGGCGGCGAGCAGCAAAAAGGCCGTCGTGGTGACGGCCcgagtgcaccccggagaaacCAACGGAtcctggatgatggaggggttCCTGGACTTCCTGCTCGGTGACTCGGAGGACGCTCAGCTGCTGAGGGACACTTTTGTCTTCAAG GTGGTTCCTATGCTGAACCCTGATGGTGTCATAGTGGGTAATTACCGCTGTTCTCTGGCAGGAAGGGATCTCAACAGGAACTACAAGACGTCACTCAGGGATTCCTTTCCCTGTGTGTGGCACACCCGAAACATGGTGGAAAG GCTGATGGCTGAGATGGATGTAGTTCTTTATTGCGACTTTCACGGCCACAACCGTAAAAACAATGTCTTCATGTACGGCTGTAACAATCGAGGCGATGCTTCGCTGAAGCTTCAGGAGAGAGTCTTTCCACTAATGATGAGCAAGAATGCCAGTAACAAG TTCTCCTTTAAGAGTTGTAAGTTCCGGGTGCAGAAGAGCAAAGAGGGAACGGGACGCATTGCCATGTGGAGACTCGGCATCAAGAACAGCTACACAATGGAGGCCACCTTTGGAGGCTCCACGCTGG GTGACAGAAGAGGGACACACTTTACGACTCGGGATCTGAAGTCCCTTGGTTTCTACTTCTGTGACACCCTGCTGGACTACTGTGACCCAGATCCAACAAAG ACCGGCCTCTGTCTGACAGAGCTGGCGGCCTTGTTGACgaagaaggtcagagagaggcTGGGCAAAGATTTGGGCACCGACTTCTCCGTCTCTGACCTGGAAACCAG CACCAGTGGTTCGAATAGTTCCAATTCTGACGGACTCCCGGCTCATTTACTGAACCAGCCCCATGCTGTTCCTGCAGAG CAAActccaggaagaaaaaaaaagaaatgcttgaGGAGTCGCAAAGAGAGGAACAAGCTACGCCCAGAGAGAGTCCAAAACGCTGCGCAGCCGAAG TCTCTGCAGGAGTCCAAGCTGCCCCGAGAGGATGCAGTAAAAGAGATCGCCCAAGAGAGGCCCGTAGGACGGCACGGGAGGAAAGGGCAG GCAAATGGCGCGATGGGAAAAGCGCTGatccccccctcccaacactcGCTCCGGGGAGGTCAGTCAGGTGACTTTGTGGCAGGGCAGCGAGCCGGTCAAG GCGACCCGCGGATGTGCGCGGGACAGTGGAGGTGTTCCTCCCAGCTGCTGCACGTGAGTGCTCTCCTTCCACCGTCGCCCAATTCTGTGCATTGTAACGAGCCAAATCACAGCTGCACCCGGCGATCCTTCGCCTCCTACGAAGACTTCAGAG tgCGGCCACCTTCTCTTACGGCGCCACACAGGCAAGACACGGAGACTTTGTGTCCTCAACAAGAGACGTTTACCACATGTTGA
- the LOC120809015 gene encoding cytosolic carboxypeptidase 2-like isoform X3, producing the protein MAVSAIRNWWNTHQRDGSDSNGSIAGEDEEELAGRRQRAVNLSQTLRTTQLLVDFDGGRPVLSLRAPPDLVTFPSISCPRWPVECEVISDIIHHIEWDPPEPEPFYHHTGRDRTPVPAGEERGTVVYCADQATKRPYFTCSRVGGSRRPTKSATSSINQTDLPLEFESRFESGNLQKAVQVSDYDYELTLRTDMYTRKHTQWFYFRVRNMKAGVTYRFSIINLMKSSSLYSHGMRPLLYSERAADKGVGWQRAGSNIRYHRSCSRNAEDRNSDAIAAYSLTWTLQFPYDSDTCYLAHCYPYTYSHLQRYLRNISSNSAVASYCTLRVLCHSLAGNAVYVVTITSRGGGRRAASSKKAVVVTARVHPGETNGSWMMEGFLDFLLGDSEDAQLLRDTFVFKVVPMLNPDGVIVGNYRCSLAGRDLNRNYKTSLRDSFPCVWHTRNMVERLMAEMDVVLYCDFHGHNRKNNVFMYGCNNRGDASLKLQERVFPLMMSKNASNKFSFKSCKFRVQKSKEGTGRIAMWRLGIKNSYTMEATFGGSTLGDRRGTHFTTRDLKSLGFYFCDTLLDYCDPDPTKTGLCLTELAALLTKKVRERLGKDLGTDFSVSDLETSTSGSNSSNSDGLPAHLLNQPHAVPAEQTPGRKKKKCLRSRKERNKLRPERVQNAAQPKSLQESKLPREDAVKEIAQERPVGRHGRKGQANGAMGKALIPPSQHSLRGGQSGDFVAGQRAGQGDPRMCAGQWRCSSQLLHVSALLPPSPNSVHCNEPNHSCTRRSFASYEDFRGLSEMYC; encoded by the exons atgGCTGTGTCCGCTATCAGGAATTGGTGGAACACCCATCAGAGGGACGGATCGGACAGCAATGGCTCCATCGCaggggaagatgaggaggaattgGCAGGAAGGAGGCAGC GGGCTGTGAATCTAAGTCAGACTCTGAGGACCACGCAGCTTCTCGTCGACTTCGACGGTGGGCGACCTGTTTTGAGTCTCAGGGCTCCGCCGGACCTGGTTACCTTCCCATCCATATCCTGCCCCCGTTGGCCCGTAGAGTGTGAGGTCATCAGCGACATCATCCATCACATCG AGTGGGACCCCCCGGAGCCAGAGCCTTTCTACCATCACACAGGACGCGATAGGACCCCCGTgccagcaggagaggagaggggcacCGTGGTTTACTGCGCTGACCAGG CCACTAAGCGTCCCTACTTCACCTGCTCCCGGGTCGGAGGAAGCAGGCGGCCCACTAAGAGCGCCACCTCTTCCATAAACCAGACGGACCTCCCTCTTGAGTTTGAGTCCCGCTTTGAGAGTGGGAACCTTCAGAAGGCTGTGCAAGT GAGTGACTATGACTACGAGCTCACCCTGCGCACAGACATGTACACCAGAAAGCACACGCAGTGGTTTTATTTCAGGGTCAGGAACATGAAGGCTGGAGTGACATACCGCTTCAGTATCATCAacttgatgaagagcagcagcctgTACTCTCACGGCATGAGACCACTGCTCTACTCCGAGAGGGCCGCCGACAAAGGTGTCGGATGGCAGCGCGCCGGCTCAAATATTAGATACCACCGCAGCTGCAGTCGG AACGCAGAGGACCGCAACAGCGACGCAATCGCCGCATACTCACTGACGTGGACTCTCCAGTTCCCCTATGACTCGGACACATGCTACCTGGCCCACTGCTACCCCTACACCTATTCCCACCTGCAGCGCTACCTCAGGAACATCTCATCCAACTCAGCAGTTGCGTCATACTGTACCCTGCGGGTGCTGTGCCACAGCCTCGCTGGGAACGCTGTATACGTGGTGACGATTACGTCCCGGGGGGGCGGCAGGAGGGCGGCGAGCAGCAAAAAGGCCGTCGTGGTGACGGCCcgagtgcaccccggagaaacCAACGGAtcctggatgatggaggggttCCTGGACTTCCTGCTCGGTGACTCGGAGGACGCTCAGCTGCTGAGGGACACTTTTGTCTTCAAG GTGGTTCCTATGCTGAACCCTGATGGTGTCATAGTGGGTAATTACCGCTGTTCTCTGGCAGGAAGGGATCTCAACAGGAACTACAAGACGTCACTCAGGGATTCCTTTCCCTGTGTGTGGCACACCCGAAACATGGTGGAAAG GCTGATGGCTGAGATGGATGTAGTTCTTTATTGCGACTTTCACGGCCACAACCGTAAAAACAATGTCTTCATGTACGGCTGTAACAATCGAGGCGATGCTTCGCTGAAGCTTCAGGAGAGAGTCTTTCCACTAATGATGAGCAAGAATGCCAGTAACAAG TTCTCCTTTAAGAGTTGTAAGTTCCGGGTGCAGAAGAGCAAAGAGGGAACGGGACGCATTGCCATGTGGAGACTCGGCATCAAGAACAGCTACACAATGGAGGCCACCTTTGGAGGCTCCACGCTGG GTGACAGAAGAGGGACACACTTTACGACTCGGGATCTGAAGTCCCTTGGTTTCTACTTCTGTGACACCCTGCTGGACTACTGTGACCCAGATCCAACAAAG ACCGGCCTCTGTCTGACAGAGCTGGCGGCCTTGTTGACgaagaaggtcagagagaggcTGGGCAAAGATTTGGGCACCGACTTCTCCGTCTCTGACCTGGAAACCAG CACCAGTGGTTCGAATAGTTCCAATTCTGACGGACTCCCGGCTCATTTACTGAACCAGCCCCATGCTGTTCCTGCAGAG CAAActccaggaagaaaaaaaaagaaatgcttgaGGAGTCGCAAAGAGAGGAACAAGCTACGCCCAGAGAGAGTCCAAAACGCTGCGCAGCCGAAG TCTCTGCAGGAGTCCAAGCTGCCCCGAGAGGATGCAGTAAAAGAGATCGCCCAAGAGAGGCCCGTAGGACGGCACGGGAGGAAAGGGCAG GCAAATGGCGCGATGGGAAAAGCGCTGatccccccctcccaacactcGCTCCGGGGAGGTCAGTCAGGTGACTTTGTGGCAGGGCAGCGAGCCGGTCAAG GCGACCCGCGGATGTGCGCGGGACAGTGGAGGTGTTCCTCCCAGCTGCTGCACGTGAGTGCTCTCCTTCCACCGTCGCCCAATTCTGTGCATTGTAACGAGCCAAATCACAGCTGCACCCGGCGATCCTTCGCCTCCTACGAAGACTTCAGAGGTTTGTCCGAAATGTATTGTTAA
- the LOC120809726 gene encoding ras-related protein Rab-19, with product MQPEVLCTSTEPEYKFKNPYPKMQWCKWAGSLRSHLSRQPAGPDIEDSFDFLFKIILVGDSDVGKTCVVQNFKSGIFIEKQQNTIGVDFTVRTLDIDGKKVKMQVWDTAGQERFRTITQSYYRSAHGAMVVYDITRHSTFESVPHWIREVEQFGASSVVLILIGNKSDLQAKRQVLFEDACTLAENNGVLAALETSAKEAQNVEAAFVLMARELLARNGMAIAEEAPQSSPQFMLSNSSHPVHGAASPDTKCRC from the exons ATGCAGCCTGAG GTATTATGCACTAGTACAGAGCCGGAATACAAATTCAAAAATCCATATCCCAAGATGCAGTGGTGCAAGTGGGCCGGCAGTTTGAGATCACACCTATCGAGACAG CCCGCGGGGCCCGACATCGAGGACTCTTTCGACTTCCTTTTCAAAATCATCCTGGTTGGAGACTCAGATGTGGGGAAGACCTGCGTGGTCCAGAACTTCAAGTCTGGCATATTCATCGAGAAGCAGCAAAATACCATAGGTGTGGATTTTACTGTTCGCACCCTGGACATTGATGGCAAGAAGGTGAAG ATGCAGGTGTGGGACACAGCAGGACAGGAGCGTTTCCGCACCATAACTCAAAGCTACTACCGCAGCGCCCACGGGGCCATGGTGGTCTATGACATCACACGCCACAGCACATTCGAATCTGTTCCCCACTGGATCAGGGAGGTGGAGCAGTTTGGAGCTTCCAGCGTGGTGCTGATCCTCATTG GTAATAAGTCAGACCTTCAGGCTAAGAGGCAGGTGTTGTTCGAGGACGCGTGCACTCTGGCGGAGAACAACGGCGTGCTGGCTGCTCTGGAAACCTCCGCCAAGGAGGCCCAGAACGTGGAGGCAGCCTTCGTCCTCATGGCCCGGGAGCTGCTGGCCCGCAACGGCATGGCCATCGCAGAGGAGGCTCCCCAGAGCTCGCCGCAATTCATGCTGAGTAACAGCTCCCACCCGGTCCATGGCGCCGCGTCTCCAGACACAAAGTGCAGGTGCTGA
- the LOC120809015 gene encoding cytosolic carboxypeptidase 2-like isoform X4, protein MAVSAIRNWWNTHQRDGSDSNGSIAGEDEEELAGRRQRAVNLSQTLRTTQLLVDFDGGRPVLSLRAPPDLVTFPSISCPRWPVECEVISDIIHHIEWDPPEPEPFYHHTGRDRTPVPAGEERGTVVYCADQATKRPYFTCSRVGGSRRPTKSATSSINQTDLPLEFESRFESGNLQKAVQVVRNMKAGVTYRFSIINLMKSSSLYSHGMRPLLYSERAADKGVGWQRAGSNIRYHRSCSRNAEDRNSDAIAAYSLTWTLQFPYDSDTCYLAHCYPYTYSHLQRYLRNISSNSAVASYCTLRVLCHSLAGNAVYVVTITSRGGGRRAASSKKAVVVTARVHPGETNGSWMMEGFLDFLLGDSEDAQLLRDTFVFKVVPMLNPDGVIVGNYRCSLAGRDLNRNYKTSLRDSFPCVWHTRNMVERLMAEMDVVLYCDFHGHNRKNNVFMYGCNNRGDASLKLQERVFPLMMSKNASNKFSFKSCKFRVQKSKEGTGRIAMWRLGIKNSYTMEATFGGSTLGDRRGTHFTTRDLKSLGFYFCDTLLDYCDPDPTKTGLCLTELAALLTKKVRERLGKDLGTDFSVSDLETSTSGSNSSNSDGLPAHLLNQPHAVPAEQTPGRKKKKCLRSRKERNKLRPERVQNAAQPKSLQESKLPREDAVKEIAQERPVGRHGRKGQANGAMGKALIPPSQHSLRGGQSGDFVAGQRAGQGDPRMCAGQWRCSSQLLHVSALLPPSPNSVHCNEPNHSCTRRSFASYEDFRVRPPSLTAPHRQDTETLCPQQETFTTC, encoded by the exons atgGCTGTGTCCGCTATCAGGAATTGGTGGAACACCCATCAGAGGGACGGATCGGACAGCAATGGCTCCATCGCaggggaagatgaggaggaattgGCAGGAAGGAGGCAGC GGGCTGTGAATCTAAGTCAGACTCTGAGGACCACGCAGCTTCTCGTCGACTTCGACGGTGGGCGACCTGTTTTGAGTCTCAGGGCTCCGCCGGACCTGGTTACCTTCCCATCCATATCCTGCCCCCGTTGGCCCGTAGAGTGTGAGGTCATCAGCGACATCATCCATCACATCG AGTGGGACCCCCCGGAGCCAGAGCCTTTCTACCATCACACAGGACGCGATAGGACCCCCGTgccagcaggagaggagaggggcacCGTGGTTTACTGCGCTGACCAGG CCACTAAGCGTCCCTACTTCACCTGCTCCCGGGTCGGAGGAAGCAGGCGGCCCACTAAGAGCGCCACCTCTTCCATAAACCAGACGGACCTCCCTCTTGAGTTTGAGTCCCGCTTTGAGAGTGGGAACCTTCAGAAGGCTGTGCAAGT GGTCAGGAACATGAAGGCTGGAGTGACATACCGCTTCAGTATCATCAacttgatgaagagcagcagcctgTACTCTCACGGCATGAGACCACTGCTCTACTCCGAGAGGGCCGCCGACAAAGGTGTCGGATGGCAGCGCGCCGGCTCAAATATTAGATACCACCGCAGCTGCAGTCGG AACGCAGAGGACCGCAACAGCGACGCAATCGCCGCATACTCACTGACGTGGACTCTCCAGTTCCCCTATGACTCGGACACATGCTACCTGGCCCACTGCTACCCCTACACCTATTCCCACCTGCAGCGCTACCTCAGGAACATCTCATCCAACTCAGCAGTTGCGTCATACTGTACCCTGCGGGTGCTGTGCCACAGCCTCGCTGGGAACGCTGTATACGTGGTGACGATTACGTCCCGGGGGGGCGGCAGGAGGGCGGCGAGCAGCAAAAAGGCCGTCGTGGTGACGGCCcgagtgcaccccggagaaacCAACGGAtcctggatgatggaggggttCCTGGACTTCCTGCTCGGTGACTCGGAGGACGCTCAGCTGCTGAGGGACACTTTTGTCTTCAAG GTGGTTCCTATGCTGAACCCTGATGGTGTCATAGTGGGTAATTACCGCTGTTCTCTGGCAGGAAGGGATCTCAACAGGAACTACAAGACGTCACTCAGGGATTCCTTTCCCTGTGTGTGGCACACCCGAAACATGGTGGAAAG GCTGATGGCTGAGATGGATGTAGTTCTTTATTGCGACTTTCACGGCCACAACCGTAAAAACAATGTCTTCATGTACGGCTGTAACAATCGAGGCGATGCTTCGCTGAAGCTTCAGGAGAGAGTCTTTCCACTAATGATGAGCAAGAATGCCAGTAACAAG TTCTCCTTTAAGAGTTGTAAGTTCCGGGTGCAGAAGAGCAAAGAGGGAACGGGACGCATTGCCATGTGGAGACTCGGCATCAAGAACAGCTACACAATGGAGGCCACCTTTGGAGGCTCCACGCTGG GTGACAGAAGAGGGACACACTTTACGACTCGGGATCTGAAGTCCCTTGGTTTCTACTTCTGTGACACCCTGCTGGACTACTGTGACCCAGATCCAACAAAG ACCGGCCTCTGTCTGACAGAGCTGGCGGCCTTGTTGACgaagaaggtcagagagaggcTGGGCAAAGATTTGGGCACCGACTTCTCCGTCTCTGACCTGGAAACCAG CACCAGTGGTTCGAATAGTTCCAATTCTGACGGACTCCCGGCTCATTTACTGAACCAGCCCCATGCTGTTCCTGCAGAG CAAActccaggaagaaaaaaaaagaaatgcttgaGGAGTCGCAAAGAGAGGAACAAGCTACGCCCAGAGAGAGTCCAAAACGCTGCGCAGCCGAAG TCTCTGCAGGAGTCCAAGCTGCCCCGAGAGGATGCAGTAAAAGAGATCGCCCAAGAGAGGCCCGTAGGACGGCACGGGAGGAAAGGGCAG GCAAATGGCGCGATGGGAAAAGCGCTGatccccccctcccaacactcGCTCCGGGGAGGTCAGTCAGGTGACTTTGTGGCAGGGCAGCGAGCCGGTCAAG GCGACCCGCGGATGTGCGCGGGACAGTGGAGGTGTTCCTCCCAGCTGCTGCACGTGAGTGCTCTCCTTCCACCGTCGCCCAATTCTGTGCATTGTAACGAGCCAAATCACAGCTGCACCCGGCGATCCTTCGCCTCCTACGAAGACTTCAGAG tgCGGCCACCTTCTCTTACGGCGCCACACAGGCAAGACACGGAGACTTTGTGTCCTCAACAAGAGACGTTTACCACATGTTGA
- the LOC120809015 gene encoding cytosolic carboxypeptidase 2-like isoform X2: MAVSAIRNWWNTHQRDGSDSNGSIAGEDEEELAGRRQRAVNLSQTLRTTQLLVDFDGGRPVLSLRAPPDLVTFPSISCPRWPVECEVISDIIHHIEWDPPEPEPFYHHTGRDRTPVPAGEERGTVVYCADQATKRPYFTCSRVGGSRRPTKSATSSINQTDLPLEFESRFESGNLQKAVQVSDYDYELTLRTDMYTRKHTQWFYFRVRNMKAGVTYRFSIINLMKSSSLYSHGMRPLLYSERAADKGVGWQRAGSNIRYHRSCSRNAEDRNSDAIAAYSLTWTLQFPYDSDTCYLAHCYPYTYSHLQRYLRNISSNSAVASYCTLRVLCHSLAGNAVYVVTITSRGGGRRAASSKKAVVVTARVHPGETNGSWMMEGFLDFLLGDSEDAQLLRDTFVFKVVPMLNPDGVIVGNYRCSLAGRDLNRNYKTSLRDSFPCVWHTRNMVERLMAEMDVVLYCDFHGHNRKNNVFMYGCNNRGDASLKLQERVFPLMMSKNASNKFSFKSCKFRVQKSKEGTGRIAMWRLGIKNSYTMEATFGGSTLGDRRGTHFTTRDLKSLGFYFCDTLLDYCDPDPTKTGLCLTELAALLTKKVRERLGKDLGTDFSVSDLETSTSGSNSSNSDGLPAHLLNQPHAVPAEQTPGRKKKKCLRSRKERNKLRPERVQNAAQPKESKLPREDAVKEIAQERPVGRHGRKGQANGAMGKALIPPSQHSLRGGQSGDFVAGQRAGQGDPRMCAGQWRCSSQLLHVSALLPPSPNSVHCNEPNHSCTRRSFASYEDFRVRPPSLTAPHRQDTETLCPQQETFTTC, encoded by the exons atgGCTGTGTCCGCTATCAGGAATTGGTGGAACACCCATCAGAGGGACGGATCGGACAGCAATGGCTCCATCGCaggggaagatgaggaggaattgGCAGGAAGGAGGCAGC GGGCTGTGAATCTAAGTCAGACTCTGAGGACCACGCAGCTTCTCGTCGACTTCGACGGTGGGCGACCTGTTTTGAGTCTCAGGGCTCCGCCGGACCTGGTTACCTTCCCATCCATATCCTGCCCCCGTTGGCCCGTAGAGTGTGAGGTCATCAGCGACATCATCCATCACATCG AGTGGGACCCCCCGGAGCCAGAGCCTTTCTACCATCACACAGGACGCGATAGGACCCCCGTgccagcaggagaggagaggggcacCGTGGTTTACTGCGCTGACCAGG CCACTAAGCGTCCCTACTTCACCTGCTCCCGGGTCGGAGGAAGCAGGCGGCCCACTAAGAGCGCCACCTCTTCCATAAACCAGACGGACCTCCCTCTTGAGTTTGAGTCCCGCTTTGAGAGTGGGAACCTTCAGAAGGCTGTGCAAGT GAGTGACTATGACTACGAGCTCACCCTGCGCACAGACATGTACACCAGAAAGCACACGCAGTGGTTTTATTTCAGGGTCAGGAACATGAAGGCTGGAGTGACATACCGCTTCAGTATCATCAacttgatgaagagcagcagcctgTACTCTCACGGCATGAGACCACTGCTCTACTCCGAGAGGGCCGCCGACAAAGGTGTCGGATGGCAGCGCGCCGGCTCAAATATTAGATACCACCGCAGCTGCAGTCGG AACGCAGAGGACCGCAACAGCGACGCAATCGCCGCATACTCACTGACGTGGACTCTCCAGTTCCCCTATGACTCGGACACATGCTACCTGGCCCACTGCTACCCCTACACCTATTCCCACCTGCAGCGCTACCTCAGGAACATCTCATCCAACTCAGCAGTTGCGTCATACTGTACCCTGCGGGTGCTGTGCCACAGCCTCGCTGGGAACGCTGTATACGTGGTGACGATTACGTCCCGGGGGGGCGGCAGGAGGGCGGCGAGCAGCAAAAAGGCCGTCGTGGTGACGGCCcgagtgcaccccggagaaacCAACGGAtcctggatgatggaggggttCCTGGACTTCCTGCTCGGTGACTCGGAGGACGCTCAGCTGCTGAGGGACACTTTTGTCTTCAAG GTGGTTCCTATGCTGAACCCTGATGGTGTCATAGTGGGTAATTACCGCTGTTCTCTGGCAGGAAGGGATCTCAACAGGAACTACAAGACGTCACTCAGGGATTCCTTTCCCTGTGTGTGGCACACCCGAAACATGGTGGAAAG GCTGATGGCTGAGATGGATGTAGTTCTTTATTGCGACTTTCACGGCCACAACCGTAAAAACAATGTCTTCATGTACGGCTGTAACAATCGAGGCGATGCTTCGCTGAAGCTTCAGGAGAGAGTCTTTCCACTAATGATGAGCAAGAATGCCAGTAACAAG TTCTCCTTTAAGAGTTGTAAGTTCCGGGTGCAGAAGAGCAAAGAGGGAACGGGACGCATTGCCATGTGGAGACTCGGCATCAAGAACAGCTACACAATGGAGGCCACCTTTGGAGGCTCCACGCTGG GTGACAGAAGAGGGACACACTTTACGACTCGGGATCTGAAGTCCCTTGGTTTCTACTTCTGTGACACCCTGCTGGACTACTGTGACCCAGATCCAACAAAG ACCGGCCTCTGTCTGACAGAGCTGGCGGCCTTGTTGACgaagaaggtcagagagaggcTGGGCAAAGATTTGGGCACCGACTTCTCCGTCTCTGACCTGGAAACCAG CACCAGTGGTTCGAATAGTTCCAATTCTGACGGACTCCCGGCTCATTTACTGAACCAGCCCCATGCTGTTCCTGCAGAG CAAActccaggaagaaaaaaaaagaaatgcttgaGGAGTCGCAAAGAGAGGAACAAGCTACGCCCAGAGAGAGTCCAAAACGCTGCGCAGCCGAAG GAGTCCAAGCTGCCCCGAGAGGATGCAGTAAAAGAGATCGCCCAAGAGAGGCCCGTAGGACGGCACGGGAGGAAAGGGCAG GCAAATGGCGCGATGGGAAAAGCGCTGatccccccctcccaacactcGCTCCGGGGAGGTCAGTCAGGTGACTTTGTGGCAGGGCAGCGAGCCGGTCAAG GCGACCCGCGGATGTGCGCGGGACAGTGGAGGTGTTCCTCCCAGCTGCTGCACGTGAGTGCTCTCCTTCCACCGTCGCCCAATTCTGTGCATTGTAACGAGCCAAATCACAGCTGCACCCGGCGATCCTTCGCCTCCTACGAAGACTTCAGAG tgCGGCCACCTTCTCTTACGGCGCCACACAGGCAAGACACGGAGACTTTGTGTCCTCAACAAGAGACGTTTACCACATGTTGA